In Streptomyces sp. DG2A-72, one genomic interval encodes:
- a CDS encoding alpha-ketoglutarate-dependent dioxygenase AlkB, whose protein sequence is MDPELFPRARTEVAPGAVHVPDWLDAERQRELLDACREWARPPAGLRTVRTPGGGTMTARQVCLGWHWYPYGYARTVVDGDGAPVKPFPEWLGEWGRRAVRDALGEPAVMCDIALINFYDADARMGMHRDSDEKSDAPVVSLSLGDTCVFRFGNTETRARPYTDVELRSGDLFVFGGPSRLAYHGVPRVYPGTAPPELGLTGRLNVTLRVSGL, encoded by the coding sequence ATGGACCCCGAGCTGTTCCCCAGGGCCCGTACGGAGGTCGCGCCCGGCGCGGTGCACGTGCCGGACTGGCTGGACGCGGAGCGCCAGCGCGAGTTGCTGGATGCCTGCCGCGAGTGGGCCCGTCCGCCCGCCGGCCTCCGCACGGTCCGCACACCCGGGGGCGGCACGATGACCGCCCGGCAGGTCTGCCTGGGCTGGCACTGGTATCCGTACGGCTATGCCCGCACGGTCGTCGACGGAGACGGTGCGCCCGTGAAGCCGTTCCCGGAGTGGCTGGGCGAATGGGGGCGCCGGGCGGTGCGCGACGCCTTGGGCGAACCGGCTGTGATGTGTGACATCGCACTGATCAACTTCTACGACGCCGACGCCCGCATGGGCATGCACCGCGACAGCGACGAGAAATCCGACGCGCCGGTGGTCTCGCTCAGCCTCGGCGACACGTGCGTGTTCCGCTTCGGCAACACCGAGACGAGGGCCCGGCCGTACACGGACGTCGAACTGCGCAGTGGCGATCTGTTCGTGTTCGGGGGACCGTCCCGGCTCGCCTACCACGGAGTGCCGCGGGTGTACCCGGGCACGGCACCGCCCGAGTTGGGCCTGACCGGGCGGTTGAACGTCACGCTCAGAGTCAGTGGCCTGTAG
- a CDS encoding MbtH family protein, whose product MTNPFENPDGVYSVLVNDEGQHSLWPDFVEVPAGWSVVHGPAPRQECLDHIEANWTDMRPKSLVRRMDG is encoded by the coding sequence ATGACCAACCCCTTCGAGAACCCCGACGGCGTCTACTCCGTGCTCGTCAACGACGAGGGCCAGCACAGCCTGTGGCCCGACTTCGTCGAGGTACCGGCCGGCTGGAGCGTCGTCCACGGCCCGGCACCCCGGCAGGAGTGCCTGGACCACATCGAGGCCAACTGGACCGACATGCGCCCCAAGAGCCTGGTGCGGCGTATGGACGGCTGA
- a CDS encoding bifunctional 2-polyprenyl-6-hydroxyphenol methylase/3-demethylubiquinol 3-O-methyltransferase UbiG → MSDESVRDFYDELAPDYHLIFPDWDASMARQATVLDELIRSRPGAGPRKVLDCSCGIGTQAIGLARLGHQVVGSDLSPVAAARAVAEAAARGVRLPVAVADMRRLPFTPSAFDVVVCADNALPHLLSARDVEAALTGIRRVLREDGLLVLTVRDYDEARRTKPTAPPPQVSRTGDGEVITFQLWHWHEDGERYDLEHFQLVPAGDGWSVRVRRTTYWALTRGQLTDLVTASGFTDVTWHASFYQPLLTARPAPG, encoded by the coding sequence GTGTCCGACGAATCGGTGCGGGACTTCTACGACGAGCTGGCCCCCGACTACCACCTGATCTTCCCGGACTGGGACGCGAGCATGGCGCGCCAGGCGACGGTGCTGGACGAGCTGATCCGGTCGCGTCCGGGAGCGGGACCGCGCAAGGTCCTGGACTGCTCCTGCGGAATCGGTACCCAGGCGATCGGGCTGGCGCGGCTGGGCCATCAGGTCGTCGGCAGCGACCTGAGCCCCGTGGCGGCCGCACGCGCGGTCGCCGAAGCCGCCGCTCGTGGCGTACGCCTTCCGGTGGCCGTCGCGGACATGCGGCGGCTGCCGTTCACGCCGTCCGCGTTCGACGTCGTCGTCTGTGCCGACAACGCGTTGCCGCATCTGCTGTCGGCGCGGGACGTCGAGGCGGCGCTGACGGGCATCCGCCGGGTGCTGCGCGAGGACGGGTTGCTGGTGCTCACCGTCCGGGACTACGACGAGGCCCGACGGACCAAGCCCACGGCGCCCCCTCCCCAAGTCTCGCGCACCGGGGACGGTGAGGTGATCACCTTTCAGCTGTGGCACTGGCACGAGGACGGCGAGCGCTACGACCTGGAACACTTCCAGCTCGTCCCGGCGGGCGACGGCTGGAGTGTGCGCGTGCGTCGAACCACCTACTGGGCGCTGACCCGCGGGCAGTTGACCGACCTGGTGACCGCGTCCGGCTTCACGGACGTCACTTGGCACGCTTCGTTCTACCAGCCGTTGCTCACCGCCCGCCCAGCACCCGGATGA
- a CDS encoding DeoR/GlpR family DNA-binding transcription regulator, producing the protein MSRDARWKALLELLVERGRLDVEEAAAELAVSAATIRRDFDQLAEQQMLVRTRGGAVVHGVSYELPLRYKTARHASEKQRIAKAVADLVAPGEAVGLTGGTTTTEVARALAVRSDLTSGSPALTVVTNALNIANELAVRPQFKIVVTGGVARAQSYELIGPLADGVLGQITIDVAVLGVVSFDVTHGAAAHDEAEAAINRLLCERAERVVVAADSSKLGRRAFARICAADAVDTLVTDTAAGPETVQRFEEAGIQVIAV; encoded by the coding sequence ATGTCGCGGGACGCCCGCTGGAAGGCGCTGCTGGAGCTGCTCGTCGAGCGCGGCCGGCTGGACGTCGAGGAGGCGGCGGCCGAGCTGGCGGTGTCGGCGGCGACGATCCGGCGCGACTTCGACCAGCTGGCCGAGCAGCAGATGCTCGTACGTACCCGGGGTGGCGCGGTCGTGCACGGGGTGTCGTACGAACTGCCGCTGCGCTACAAGACCGCCCGGCACGCCTCGGAGAAGCAGCGGATCGCCAAGGCGGTCGCCGATCTCGTCGCGCCCGGCGAGGCGGTGGGGCTGACCGGCGGCACGACCACCACGGAGGTGGCCCGCGCGCTGGCCGTACGCAGTGATCTCACGTCCGGCTCCCCCGCGCTGACCGTCGTCACCAACGCGCTCAACATCGCCAACGAGCTGGCCGTACGCCCCCAGTTCAAGATCGTGGTGACCGGCGGGGTCGCCCGGGCGCAGTCGTACGAGCTCATCGGGCCGCTCGCCGACGGTGTCCTCGGCCAGATCACGATCGATGTGGCCGTGCTCGGCGTCGTCTCCTTCGACGTCACCCATGGCGCCGCGGCGCACGACGAGGCGGAGGCCGCGATCAACCGGCTGCTGTGCGAGCGGGCCGAGCGCGTGGTCGTCGCCGCCGACTCCAGCAAGCTGGGACGGCGGGCGTTCGCCCGGATCTGCGCGGCCGACGCGGTGGACACGCTGGTCACGGACACGGCGGCCGGGCCGGAGACGGTGCAGCGGTTCGAGGAGGCCGGGATCCAGGTGATCGCCGTCTGA
- a CDS encoding class II fructose-bisphosphate aldolase translates to MPLTTTGELVTRAAAAHSAVAAFNIITLEHVEAVIAGAESVDAPVVLQISENAVKFRYGRLLPLARAAVTAAERAAVPVALHLDHVQSDDLLRQAPGAGFSSVMYDASRLPYEENLAATRAAVDWAHAQGLWIEAELGEVGGKDGAPPLDAHALGARTDPAQARAFVTDSGVDALAVAIGSSHAMTTRTATLDHALLERLAAVLDVPLVLHGSSGVPDPELTAAVAGGIAKVNIGTALNLAMTGAIREYLAAHPEAVDSRKYLSVGREAMVRTVAEIIRVLGGR, encoded by the coding sequence GTGCCCCTCACCACCACCGGCGAACTCGTCACCCGGGCTGCCGCAGCCCACTCCGCGGTCGCCGCCTTCAACATCATCACGCTGGAACACGTCGAGGCCGTCATCGCCGGCGCGGAGTCCGTGGATGCTCCCGTCGTGCTCCAGATCAGCGAGAACGCGGTCAAGTTCCGCTACGGGCGCCTGCTTCCCCTCGCCCGCGCCGCCGTCACCGCCGCCGAACGAGCCGCCGTACCCGTCGCGTTGCACCTCGATCACGTCCAGAGCGACGACCTGCTGCGGCAGGCGCCGGGTGCCGGGTTCAGCTCCGTGATGTACGACGCGTCGCGGCTGCCGTACGAGGAGAACCTCGCGGCGACCAGGGCCGCCGTCGACTGGGCGCACGCCCAAGGGCTGTGGATCGAGGCCGAGTTGGGAGAGGTGGGCGGCAAGGACGGAGCGCCGCCGCTCGACGCCCACGCCCTCGGCGCCCGCACCGACCCCGCTCAGGCCCGTGCCTTCGTCACCGACTCGGGAGTCGACGCCCTCGCGGTGGCCATCGGCAGCTCCCACGCCATGACCACCCGCACGGCCACCCTCGACCACGCCCTCCTCGAACGCCTCGCCGCCGTCCTGGACGTCCCGCTGGTCCTGCACGGCTCCAGCGGCGTGCCCGACCCCGAACTCACCGCGGCCGTCGCGGGCGGCATCGCCAAGGTGAACATCGGCACCGCCCTCAACCTCGCCATGACCGGCGCGATACGGGAGTACCTGGCCGCCCACCCCGAGGCCGTCGACTCGCGGAAGTACCTGAGTGTGGGGCGGGAGGCGATGGTACGGACGGTCGCGGAGATCATCCGGGTGCTGGGCGGGCGGTGA
- a CDS encoding glycoside hydrolase family 15 protein: MDGTPSDQGVPGTSRYLPIAEHGLIGDLRSVALVGTDGTIDWYCCPSFDAPSVFAAILDTERGGAFELAAAVPAQTKQFYFPDTNVLITRFFTEEGVGEVQDFMPIGHEAEEVARHRLIRRVLCVRGSIPFRARVAPRFDYGRAPHTVRMQGDVAVFASDGLSLGLTATVPLEADGLDARADFKLAEGESAVFALDQVGGTVHPRRCARTEAESQFDSTVAYWRRWLSQSEYRGRWREMVHRSALTLKLLTYAPTGAIVAAPTTSLPEQIGGERNWDYRYVWVRDAAFCVYALLRLGFTGEAEAFMKFVTRHVSPGDGKPSGPLQIMYGIDGRTDLTEHELNHLEGHLGSAPVRIGNGAAEQLQLDIYGALIDSIYLYDKWAKPISSDQWDDVCALVDWVCENWDQPDEGIWETRGGRKNFLYSRLMCWVAIERAIRMANRRGLPADLVRWRGHRDTIYRRIMKRGWSETRQAFVQYEDSDVLDAAVLMMPLTKFIAPTDPKWLSTLDALTHDLVSDSLVYRYDPQVSPDGLRGDEGTFSICSFWYVEAMVHAGRIDEARLAFEKMLTYANHLGLYAEEISHTGEQQGNFPQAFTHLALISAAFNLDRALG; this comes from the coding sequence ATGGACGGGACACCGAGCGATCAGGGCGTACCGGGGACTTCGCGGTATCTGCCGATCGCCGAGCACGGGCTGATCGGCGATCTGCGCAGTGTCGCCCTGGTGGGGACCGACGGAACCATCGACTGGTACTGCTGCCCGTCCTTCGACGCACCCAGCGTCTTCGCCGCGATCCTGGACACGGAACGGGGCGGCGCCTTCGAACTCGCCGCCGCGGTGCCGGCCCAGACCAAGCAGTTCTACTTCCCGGACACGAACGTCCTGATCACCAGGTTCTTCACCGAGGAAGGCGTCGGTGAGGTACAGGACTTCATGCCGATCGGCCACGAGGCCGAGGAGGTCGCCCGGCACCGGCTGATCCGGCGGGTGCTGTGCGTACGCGGCTCCATCCCGTTCCGCGCGCGGGTGGCGCCCCGCTTCGACTACGGCCGCGCCCCGCACACCGTGCGCATGCAGGGCGACGTGGCGGTCTTCGCCTCCGACGGCCTGTCACTGGGGCTGACCGCGACCGTGCCGCTGGAGGCCGACGGCCTGGACGCGCGCGCCGACTTCAAGCTCGCCGAGGGCGAGTCGGCGGTGTTCGCGCTGGACCAGGTCGGCGGCACCGTGCATCCGCGCCGGTGCGCGCGCACCGAGGCTGAGAGCCAGTTCGACAGCACGGTGGCCTACTGGCGGCGCTGGCTGTCCCAGTCCGAGTACCGGGGCCGCTGGCGGGAGATGGTGCACCGCTCCGCGCTCACCCTGAAGCTGCTCACCTATGCGCCGACCGGGGCGATCGTGGCCGCGCCGACGACGAGTCTGCCCGAGCAGATCGGCGGCGAACGCAACTGGGACTACCGGTACGTGTGGGTGCGCGACGCCGCCTTCTGCGTGTACGCCCTGCTGCGGCTGGGCTTCACCGGCGAGGCCGAGGCGTTCATGAAGTTCGTGACCCGGCACGTCAGTCCGGGCGACGGCAAACCCTCGGGCCCGCTGCAGATCATGTACGGCATCGACGGGCGAACCGACCTCACCGAGCATGAACTCAACCACCTCGAAGGGCACTTGGGGTCCGCGCCGGTGCGGATCGGGAACGGCGCGGCCGAGCAGCTCCAGCTCGACATCTACGGCGCGCTCATCGACTCGATCTACCTCTACGACAAGTGGGCGAAGCCCATCTCCAGCGACCAGTGGGACGACGTGTGTGCCCTGGTGGACTGGGTCTGCGAGAACTGGGACCAGCCCGACGAGGGCATCTGGGAGACCCGCGGCGGCCGTAAGAACTTCCTGTACTCACGCCTGATGTGCTGGGTCGCGATCGAGCGGGCCATCCGCATGGCCAACCGGCGCGGTCTGCCCGCCGACCTGGTCCGCTGGCGCGGGCACCGGGACACGATCTACCGGCGGATCATGAAGCGCGGCTGGTCCGAGACACGGCAGGCGTTCGTGCAGTACGAGGACAGCGACGTACTGGACGCGGCCGTACTGATGATGCCGCTGACGAAGTTCATCGCCCCGACCGACCCGAAGTGGCTGTCCACGCTCGACGCCCTCACCCACGACCTGGTCTCGGACTCCCTCGTCTACCGCTACGACCCGCAGGTCAGCCCGGACGGACTGCGCGGCGACGAGGGCACGTTCTCGATCTGCTCGTTCTGGTACGTCGAGGCCATGGTCCACGCCGGCCGGATCGACGAGGCACGTCTGGCCTTCGAGAAGATGCTCACGTACGCCAACCATCTCGGCCTGTACGCCGAGGAGATCAGCCACACCGGCGAGCAACAGGGCAACTTCCCGCAGGCGTTCACCCACCTCGCGCTGATCAGCGCGGCCTTCAATCTCGACCGCGCTCTCGGCTGA
- a CDS encoding methyltransferase — MNDRMTTPWGELALARFPEDPRERLRAWDACDDYLLRHLADEEVPLSGTVVVLGDRWGALVTALAAHRPVQITDSYLGQEATRANLARNDVEPGAVTLLTTQDPPPARVDVLLVRVPKSLALLEDQLSRLAPAVHEGTVVVGTGMVKEIHTSTLRLFERILGPTRTSLAEKKARLIFCTPEAAQEPPATPWPHTYTLPDDIGPASGATVVNHAGVFCAERLDIGTRFFLKHLPNDTGGARVVDLGCGNGVVGTAIALADPEAEVLFTDESFQAVASAEATYKANGVSGHAEFRVGDGLAGVPADSVDLVLNNPPFHTHQATTDATAWRMFSEARRALRPGGELWVIGNRHLGYHVKLRRLFGNSELVASDPKFVVLRAVKE; from the coding sequence ATGAACGACCGTATGACGACGCCCTGGGGCGAGCTCGCGCTGGCCCGCTTCCCCGAGGACCCGCGCGAGAGGCTGCGCGCGTGGGACGCCTGCGACGACTATCTGCTGAGGCACCTCGCGGACGAGGAGGTCCCGCTGTCCGGCACGGTCGTGGTTCTCGGCGACCGCTGGGGCGCCCTGGTCACGGCGCTCGCGGCGCATCGGCCGGTGCAGATCACGGACTCGTACCTCGGCCAGGAGGCGACCCGCGCCAACCTCGCGCGCAACGACGTCGAGCCCGGCGCCGTCACCCTCCTCACCACCCAGGATCCGCCGCCCGCCCGGGTCGACGTCCTCCTGGTCCGGGTGCCGAAGAGCCTGGCGCTCCTGGAAGACCAGCTGTCGCGTCTGGCGCCCGCGGTGCACGAGGGCACGGTCGTCGTCGGTACCGGCATGGTGAAGGAGATCCACACCTCCACGCTGCGGCTGTTCGAGCGGATCCTGGGCCCGACCCGCACCTCGCTCGCCGAGAAGAAGGCCCGGCTCATCTTCTGCACGCCCGAGGCCGCCCAGGAGCCGCCCGCCACCCCCTGGCCGCACACCTACACGCTCCCCGACGACATCGGCCCGGCTTCCGGTGCCACCGTCGTCAACCACGCCGGCGTGTTCTGCGCCGAACGGCTCGACATCGGCACGCGCTTCTTCCTGAAGCATCTGCCGAACGACACCGGCGGCGCACGCGTCGTCGATCTGGGCTGCGGCAACGGTGTCGTCGGCACGGCGATCGCGCTGGCCGATCCCGAGGCCGAGGTGCTGTTCACGGACGAGTCGTTCCAGGCCGTGGCCTCGGCGGAGGCGACGTACAAGGCGAACGGGGTATCGGGGCATGCCGAGTTCCGGGTCGGCGACGGGCTGGCGGGGGTGCCCGCCGACAGCGTCGACCTCGTGCTCAACAATCCGCCGTTCCACACCCACCAGGCGACGACCGACGCGACGGCGTGGCGGATGTTCAGCGAGGCGCGGCGCGCGCTGCGGCCCGGGGGTGAGCTGTGGGTGATCGGCAATCGGCACCTGGGCTACCACGTGAAGCTGCGGCGGTTGTTCGGCAACAGTGAACTGGTCGCCAGTGACCCGAAGTTCGTCGTGCTGCGAGCCGTCAAGGAGTAG
- a CDS encoding SIS domain-containing protein → MTHVEDELTSQPECWTRAAAEAGRHGEVLPAPGERVAIVGCGTSYFMAQAAAGLREGAGQGETDAFAASEFPCGRSYDRAVALTRSGTTTEVLELLGRLKGRTRTMAITADPGTPVMTAADDVVVLDFADERSVVQTRFATTALTLFRAHLGLHTDSVVADARTALATPLPEGLVDCTQFTFLGRGWTVGLANEAGLKMREASLSWTEAYPAMEYRHGPISITTHGTATWMLGEPPEGLAEQVRATGGLWVAGDLDPLAELVRAQRLAVAVAAARGLDPDRPRHLTRSVILAD, encoded by the coding sequence ATGACTCATGTCGAGGACGAGCTGACCAGCCAGCCCGAGTGCTGGACGCGGGCCGCGGCGGAGGCCGGCCGGCACGGAGAAGTGCTTCCGGCGCCGGGGGAGCGGGTCGCGATCGTCGGGTGCGGCACGTCGTACTTCATGGCGCAGGCGGCGGCGGGGCTGCGGGAGGGGGCGGGGCAGGGCGAGACGGACGCGTTCGCCGCCTCGGAGTTCCCGTGCGGCCGCTCGTACGACCGTGCAGTCGCCCTGACCCGCTCCGGCACCACCACCGAAGTCCTGGAACTGCTCGGGCGGTTGAAGGGCCGCACGCGCACGATGGCCATCACCGCGGACCCCGGCACGCCCGTCATGACGGCCGCCGACGACGTCGTAGTCCTGGACTTCGCGGACGAACGGTCCGTCGTGCAGACCCGGTTCGCGACCACCGCGCTGACCCTGTTCCGCGCCCACCTGGGCCTGCACACCGACTCCGTCGTGGCCGACGCCCGCACCGCGCTCGCCACCCCGCTGCCCGAAGGGCTCGTCGACTGCACGCAGTTCACCTTCCTGGGCCGCGGCTGGACCGTGGGGCTGGCCAACGAGGCGGGACTGAAGATGCGCGAGGCCTCGTTGTCGTGGACCGAGGCCTATCCGGCGATGGAGTACCGGCACGGCCCCATCAGCATCACTACCCATGGCACCGCCACCTGGATGCTCGGGGAGCCGCCCGAGGGCCTGGCCGAACAGGTGCGGGCCACCGGCGGACTGTGGGTGGCCGGCGATCTCGACCCGCTCGCCGAACTGGTCCGCGCCCAGCGGCTCGCGGTCGCCGTCGCCGCGGCGCGCGGCCTCGACCCGGACCGGCCCCGACACCTCACCCGCTCGGTGATCCTCGCCGACTGA